One Halostella limicola genomic window carries:
- a CDS encoding metal ABC transporter permease, giving the protein MIDLVEMLGFRFMQRAFLAGICVGVVAPLVGTFLVHREMAMIGETLAHTAFAGVAIGLFVGSAFAVPVSPELSALVVAVLSALLIEAIAERTDAYGDVSMAIVLSGGFALGSVVVSLGGGISVGIKQYLFGSLATVTEENVRLLVALTVLVTAVVGVTYRQLTYVTFDETAARVGGIDVTLYNRLLVALTAVVVVAAMQIMGIILVAAMLVVPVAAAAQVARTFKGSLVLSVVAAEIAVLLGVTVSYGYGTAAGGTIVLAAIGVYGAAVVAGRVGVRPSFGGR; this is encoded by the coding sequence ATGATTGACCTCGTCGAGATGCTCGGCTTCCGGTTCATGCAGCGGGCGTTCCTGGCAGGGATCTGCGTCGGGGTCGTCGCGCCGCTGGTCGGCACCTTCCTCGTCCACCGCGAGATGGCGATGATCGGCGAGACGCTCGCCCACACCGCGTTCGCCGGCGTCGCGATCGGGCTGTTCGTCGGCTCGGCGTTCGCGGTCCCCGTCTCCCCGGAGCTGTCCGCGCTGGTGGTCGCCGTGCTCTCGGCGCTGCTGATCGAGGCGATCGCCGAACGCACGGACGCCTACGGCGACGTGTCGATGGCGATCGTCCTCTCGGGCGGGTTCGCGCTGGGAAGCGTCGTCGTCAGCCTCGGCGGCGGGATCTCCGTCGGGATCAAGCAGTACCTGTTCGGCAGCCTCGCCACCGTCACTGAGGAGAACGTCCGCCTCCTGGTCGCGCTGACCGTGCTCGTCACGGCGGTCGTCGGGGTGACGTACAGACAGCTCACCTACGTCACGTTCGACGAGACGGCGGCCCGGGTCGGGGGTATCGACGTGACGCTGTACAACCGCCTGCTCGTCGCGCTGACGGCGGTCGTCGTCGTCGCGGCGATGCAGATCATGGGGATCATCCTCGTCGCCGCGATGCTCGTGGTGCCCGTCGCGGCCGCCGCGCAGGTCGCGCGGACGTTCAAGGGGTCGCTCGTCCTCTCGGTCGTCGCGGCCGAGATAGCCGTCCTACTCGGCGTCACCGTCTCGTACGGCTACGGGACGGCCGCGGGCGGCACCATCGTGCTGGCCGCCATCGGCGTCTACGGGGCCGCGGTGGTCGCCGGGCGGGTCGGCGTTCGGCCGTCGTTCGGCGGTCGGTGA
- a CDS encoding metal ABC transporter ATP-binding protein: protein MTAVVDVEDATFGYGDRPVVEDVSLSVESGEFLGLVGPNGSGKSTLLSLVLGLRRPDSGSVRLFGEPAHEFGDGERVGYVAQNVGGTPARMPVTVREVVTMGRYPRVGVGRLSDADREAVRRAMATVGVDDLADRPIADLSGGQRQRAFIARALAGEADLLVLDEPAVGVDAESRSAFYDLLAGLNDEGLTIVLVEHDIGVVTGHATSVACINCSLRYHGDPEGFVESDALSRAYGANQRLLQHDHD, encoded by the coding sequence GTCCGTCGAGTCGGGGGAGTTCCTCGGGCTGGTCGGGCCGAACGGCTCCGGCAAGAGCACGCTCCTGTCGCTCGTGCTCGGCCTGCGTCGACCCGACAGCGGATCGGTCCGCCTGTTCGGCGAACCCGCCCACGAGTTCGGCGACGGCGAGCGCGTCGGCTACGTCGCCCAGAACGTCGGCGGGACGCCCGCCCGGATGCCGGTGACGGTCCGGGAGGTCGTCACGATGGGTCGCTACCCGCGCGTCGGGGTCGGTCGCCTCTCGGACGCCGACCGCGAGGCGGTGCGGCGCGCGATGGCGACCGTCGGCGTCGACGACCTCGCGGACCGGCCGATCGCCGACCTCTCCGGCGGTCAACGACAGCGGGCGTTCATCGCCCGGGCGCTCGCCGGCGAGGCGGACCTGCTCGTGCTCGACGAGCCGGCCGTCGGCGTCGACGCCGAGTCGCGCTCGGCGTTCTACGACCTGCTCGCGGGGCTGAACGACGAGGGGCTGACGATCGTCCTCGTCGAGCACGACATCGGCGTGGTGACCGGCCACGCGACGAGCGTCGCCTGCATCAACTGCTCGCTGCGGTACCACGGTGACCCGGAGGGGTTCGTCGAGAGCGACGCCCTGTCGCGTGCGTACGGCGCGAATCAGCGGCTCCTCCAGCACGACCATGATTGA